Proteins co-encoded in one Deltaproteobacteria bacterium genomic window:
- a CDS encoding hemerythrin family protein, producing the protein MYEWTERLAVGVETIDSQHRELFAAINRLLREDGGASTGEIPGVIAFLEDYVINHFGMEEVYMRRLSYPGFPFHKGEHVSFVSDFYDLRDEFDASGATPEIADRMGRFIGDWLVNHIGKVDRALGAFLLDKGRK; encoded by the coding sequence GTGTACGAGTGGACGGAAAGACTGGCGGTGGGGGTGGAGACGATCGACTCCCAGCACCGCGAGCTGTTCGCCGCGATCAACCGGCTGCTCCGGGAGGACGGCGGGGCGTCGACCGGGGAGATCCCCGGGGTGATCGCCTTCCTCGAGGATTACGTGATCAACCATTTCGGGATGGAGGAGGTCTACATGCGGCGCCTCTCCTACCCGGGGTTCCCGTTCCACAAGGGCGAGCACGTTTCCTTCGTGAGCGACTTCTACGACCTCCGCGACGAGTTCGACGCCAGCGGCGCGACCCCGGAGATCGCCGACCGGATGGGCCGGTTCATCGGGGACTGGCTGGTGAACCACATCGGGAAGGTGGACAGGGCGCTGGGCGCCTTCCTCCTGGATAAAGGCAGGAAGTAA
- a CDS encoding phosphotransferase, whose amino-acid sequence MNGLRQERLERYLAERFHGEARVTAIVPLREGAASGASKGYGYGHPARIEFTVDGRRRTAVLETTSPGPFGHEHMADRAQMILWDYGAYNALPRHARAIDVGVFERDGRMISVREAEEFFLLVEVVEGTGYIRDVARLQDGEPLRALDISRADALCDYLSEIHAVRGSDPGLYARRIRELVGHGECVMGLSDSYPQPCGFITPALLEEIERRCVSWRWRLKPLSRRLRQVHGDFHPFNILFREGTDFSVLDRSRGEWGEPADDVTALTGNYLFASLQAHGRLEGAFETLFRRFWERYVERTGDAEILETAAPFFAFRCLVMASPVWYPSLDDGVRRKLFSFLLSALDAPRFDPARVNGWLDAV is encoded by the coding sequence GTGAACGGACTTCGCCAGGAGCGGTTGGAGCGATACCTTGCCGAGCGGTTCCACGGGGAGGCAAGGGTCACGGCGATCGTCCCCCTGCGGGAGGGGGCGGCCTCCGGCGCATCGAAGGGGTACGGATACGGGCACCCGGCGAGGATCGAGTTCACCGTCGACGGCCGGCGGCGGACGGCCGTGCTGGAGACGACCAGCCCCGGGCCGTTCGGCCACGAGCACATGGCCGACCGGGCCCAGATGATCCTGTGGGACTACGGCGCGTACAACGCCCTGCCCCGCCACGCCCGCGCGATCGACGTCGGGGTGTTCGAACGCGACGGCAGGATGATCTCCGTCCGCGAGGCCGAGGAGTTCTTCCTCCTGGTCGAAGTCGTCGAAGGAACCGGGTACATCCGGGACGTCGCCCGGCTCCAGGACGGAGAACCGCTTCGCGCGCTCGACATCTCCCGCGCCGACGCGTTGTGCGACTACCTGTCGGAGATCCATGCGGTCCGGGGATCCGATCCGGGGCTCTACGCGCGGCGGATCCGGGAGCTGGTGGGACACGGGGAGTGCGTGATGGGGCTGTCCGACAGCTACCCGCAGCCGTGCGGGTTCATCACTCCCGCGCTCCTGGAAGAGATCGAGCGGCGCTGCGTATCGTGGCGATGGCGCCTGAAACCGCTCTCCCGCCGGCTGCGGCAGGTCCACGGCGACTTCCACCCGTTCAACATCCTCTTCCGGGAAGGGACCGACTTCTCCGTCCTCGACCGTTCCCGCGGGGAGTGGGGGGAACCGGCGGACGACGTCACCGCCCTCACGGGGAACTACCTGTTCGCCTCGCTGCAGGCGCACGGCCGGCTCGAAGGGGCGTTCGAGACGCTCTTCCGCCGGTTCTGGGAACGGTACGTCGAGCGCACGGGCGACGCGGAGATCCTCGAGACGGCCGCCCCCTTCTTCGCCTTCCGGTGCCTCGTGATGGCGTCCCCGGTCTGGTACCCGTCGCTCGACGACGGGGTGCGCCGGAAGCTGTTCTCCTTCCTCCTGTCGGCGCTGGACGCCCCCCGGTTCGACCCGGCCCGTGTGAACGGCTGGCTCGATGCGGTCTGA